The genomic window GGACAAAGCCCTATGGATGTACCTGGACTTCCTGGCCGATTGGAATGCAAGGTATAGCTAGGGGTACGCCGACCTCGCGTACCTCTACCATTCGGTAAGACATCATATATCTCATGTATGTGTGTGATGCTTTAAATTGTGTCATCTGATCATCAATTGTTGTTTGTAGCTGGAAGATGCAACACAAAGGAGCGAGAAAATGTCTGGGATGTGTGGGTGTGTCTGGGGCCTCTCGATTTGGAGTTGGGAGCGGCTGCCAATTGGTCGTCCTGAGGAACTACAATGGACAAAGTGGATGGAGTATGGCGAAGATGGCGACACTGCTCGATGCCCTACCGTCGCGTACTCTTGGGACGCGGTTAAAGTCTTCTCGGGCAAGGGCagtgcattgtacaaggcctttaCCAACGCGTTGGACAACCTGACATCTTTTCAGGTATACCAACGAGCGAGCTAGTTTTTAATGTAGCCACTTTCACTGTTTCTAAAATGTCTTTCTATAGGTTAACTAGTGGCCGTACCACGATAGAGCTTGGGGGTTCGAGTTGAACGAGATGTGCGATCGGGAGTGCCTTCTCTTCCGGTGCATTGTCCCGTTGATATGTGTGTACGCCATCGAATGGCACCTACCACAGCGCGTGGCCACGCAATTTGGCATATTGCAACACACACCGCCAGCACGCCCCCACGACACTGGCGGTTGCGACCTTCACAGGTATGGGCTGCCATCTCTTTTTACCGTGTTTTCGTTAAGTTTGACATTCTTATGGTCTTTTGTGTTTTCTCGTTTGTTATGCCCTGTGCAGGAAGAGCAGGCAGTATTCTCAGTCGATAGTGGATTGGGCAGAAGAGCACAAATCTTTTGTGAGAATGTGGGATGAGAGGACGTTCCGTAAAGACCAGGTGAGGTCAGGCATTTGCTGGAATGTTTATGAGAGGCACATGGATTGGTATGACGATGGCATCAAGTTTTGTCTAAGTCTGAGACGGTGGACAGGCGCGGACATGTCATCACTGCAGGAGCCGGAGGACTCCGAGGATGAAGCATACAAGAGAAACCTCGGAGATATGCAAGGTGATTTCAGGGAGTATGCACCCCTGATGAACATAGTGGTAAGTTTTGTTGAAATGCATTTGAGCCGGCAGTTGGATGATGCTGACATGGTCATTCTCGCTAACTTATTAATGATCCTTGGATTTGCAGGCCGTAGACCTGAACAGAAACATTTTTGATGGCTCTAATGCGCTAAGTTCTGACCCCGGAACCGTGGAGGCTGACAACAAGCTGAGGGAAGCAATGAAGGTAACTTTAAGCCTCATAGCATTCTATTCGAGCAATCACAAATTtgatccatgccatgttcttacttatTTGCAACCCTGAACCTGATCCAAGCCATTCTCTTCTATATTTGTTTTTGCAGAAGATCATGAACCGTTGCCGCAGGCTAGCGGGCATGCTTGGGTGCGCTGCCTCGGTTGACGTGCATGTTCCTTCCCCTGGTGGGTCGACACATGCCCTAGCTTCATCAAGCCACGCTGGTGGAGGTTCCTCGAGCCATGCCGCCTCGTCGTCCCGCCTTGTTGACGAGaccgaggaagaggacgaggaggaagagggagaagaggaaggacGTAATGATGGAGGAGGTGATGAGGAGGAGTACGACGACGATGACGGACCTCCACCGACTCAACCAACCCAGGTGAAGAGGATATCTCATCCGCACCAGGATGTTTTGAGCCCATCGCTGTTTTAGAAACCGGTTCCTCATCATCACCCGAAGAAGCCGGACGAGCGCCCGCTCGAAGAGAAACGAGGAGCGTGCTGccaagagggggagggggaggaactAGTGTTGTTGAACTTGCTGAGTTAAAGTAGTTGTGTCATGTTGAACTACTCGGTGTTGTGTTATTGCTACCTATTTTactagttgaacctatttgatatGTTGAACTTATTGGATATATCGATTTGCTATCTATAATGTGTGAGGTCATCATATTTTCATGTGCAAACACTATTTGTTGTTGTGTGTTTATCGGTCAGTGTCATATTTCTAATTCAAATGGTCAAGTTATTGTAAAAAATAAGTGAGAGAGGAGCCTACCGCCATGCAACATGGCAGTAGGTATTCACAGCTTACCGCCGGGTACCCTTGCAGTAGCCTGAAAACCTACCGCATGAAACCCCCATTTTCAGTCACAGAACTTGGTCGCGCCTGACACACCCTACCGCCATTGGATGTGGCGGTAGGGTGTGAAACCCTATCGTAGAAATAGTCCCGCTTTCTTTCACAGAACTCTGTCGAGCATGCAGGCGCGCCACACCCTACCTCCCCTCCCCCCTCGCAGCGGTAGCTTTAGCCACCCTACTGCCGTCTTTCACGACGGTATGGCAGTTAGGACACGTCAGCCCAGTGACGACTGGTTGACAGGGGCTGCCGTCAACCTACCGCCGGTGGCCACGACGGTAGCCTGCTTAATCCTACCGCCACGGGCCCTAGCGGTAGAAAAATGGTTAGTTCACATTATTTTTTGCAATCAGGGTCAGATCCGACTAAACTTGACCAAAAGGACCGCCACTACCTCCCTTCGGCCCTCTCAACCCTTCGCCACCCAATGACCTCAGCAGTAGGCTAGCACGGTGAAGTTGGCCCGGTGAGAAAGCTTGGGGTCAAAGGACGACGGGGAACATTAAGATCCAAATTGCCATTGCTAATTATGTCATCCTGAGGCTGGATAAAGCGATGGAGTCGAGGGCCCTGTCTTGGTTGGAGAGGTGGTTGAGGAGAACTTTAAAACACTCTTTGCTAGGGCTGGCCTCCCTACAACATACGATTGAGAGGCAAAGATAGAGGCTCAAATGGATTAAAGAAGGAGATGTGAATACAAAGCTTTTTCAAGCGGTGGCTAACGGAAGGAGGAGCAAGAACTTTATACCTCATATTAGACATAACGGTGAGCTGATCACGGATCAAGTTAGGAAGGAGGAGATCTTCTCGGAGGTGTATGAGCGGCTGCTTGGGCAGGCAAACGCAAGGGAGGCGAAAGTGGACTTAGACTTTCTTGGATTGGAAGGAACCGACCTGTCGGAGCTTGATGGGATGTTTACTGAAGAGGAGGTTTGGAATACGATCAAGAGATGCCGCCGGATCGGGCCCCGGGCCCGGATGGTTTCATCACGGCATTCTATCAGAAAGCCTGGCATATCATTAAGAGGGATGTGATGGCAGTCCTCATGAAGTTATATGTGGGAGATGGCCGGGGTTTTGGTAAATTAAACCGAGCACACATCGTGCTTATTCCAAAGAAACCCGAGGCGGAGGAGGTGGGAGATTTTAGGCCTATTAACCTCACCCACAGCGCAGCCAAGTTGTTCGCCAAGATGCTTGACAATCATGCGAGGAAAAGGATGAAGGAGATCGTTGAATCGAACCAGTCGGCGTTCATTTGTGGGAGGCACCTCCACGATAACTTCCTCTTGGTCCGGCAAGTCGCTAGGAAAATTCATGCTCGGAAGGATGCGAGAGTGTTCTTGAAGTTGGATATCTCACGAGCTTTCGACTCCCTTGCCTGGCCGTTCTTATTTGAGGTAATGCGTAGGAAGGGTTTTGGTACCAAGTGGTGCCAGTGGATTGCCATCCTCTTAAGGACCGCAAGCACGAAAGTGATCGTGAATGGAGTGCCAGGAAGAAGCTTTGTGCACGTCAAGGGTTTAAGGCAAGGGGATCCAGTTTCGCCTCTTCTTTTTGTGATTGCCATGGACGTCCTCTCGAAGATGATGATTCGCGCTGCAAACATGGGTGTCTTGTGTGCCTTCACGGGCATTGCCCCTCACCAAGCGGTGTCAATCTATGCCGACGACGTGGCCTTATTTGTCAAGCCTCGGCTCCTAGATCTCTCACTCGTCCGGTCGGTGCTTACGGTGTTTGGGGAGGCATCGGGTTTGAAGGTGAACTACAACAAATCCTTGGCGATTATGATACACGGGGACAGTGCGGACAGAGATCGAGTCGAGGCGGTGTTGCAATGCCGCATGGGTGCTTTCCCATGCAGATATCTTGGGCTCCAATTGGCCATCAGGACTCTTTCTAGGGCTGAGTGGCAGCCTATGTTGGACCAAGCGAAGAGCTTTGCGCCGGCGTGGCAAAGGGGATTGATTCACCGGCCGGGTCGTCTGGTGCTAGTGAAATCGGTAATTTCGGCTAAACCAATTCATCACTTCATGATTACGGAGGCTCCTGTTTGGGTGTTGGAAGAGATCGAACAATGGATGAGAGGTTTCTTTTGGGCTGGCAAGGAGAAGGCCCATGGTGGGCAATGTCTGATTGCTTGGGATGCGGTTTGCAAACCTACTTATCTGGGTGGCCTAGGCGTTCGGAACCTGCAGCTGCAAGGGCTAGCTCTGAGGGTGAGTTGGGAATGGCTACGCAGAACGGACCCTGAAAGGCCTTGGCAAGGCCTGCCAATGACGGAGGACAGAGATGCCCGCGCAGTGTTTGATACTCTGGTATGCATCTCGATGGGGGAAGGCACTAAGGTTTTGTTTTGGCGAGACCGTTGGATTCATGGTTTCTCTGCGAAGGATATTGCACCATCTATTCTTTTGAAGGTGGATACGAGGACGGTAAACAAGAGAACGGTAGCGGAGGGATTGGAAAATGGGAGGTGGCTGCGGGATTTATCTGGAGATCTCGGCTTTGGTGACCACATGCAGCTCATCCATCTCAATCACGCGATTAGTTTGGTCCAGCGGGACGTCTCGCGACCGGATGCCTTTTCGCGGCCTGCTGATCCGTCGGTTCGTTATACTGCTCGGTCGACATATCAACGTCTTTGTCTCGGTGCAATTGTGGTGCCTTATGCAGCTTGTATTTGGAAGAGTTGGGCTTTGCTTAAGTGCAAAATCTTTGCTTGGTTGGCGGTGCAACACCGTATTTGGACCTCGGATAGGAGAGCGAGGCATGGGTTACAAGATCGTCCTTCTGCATGCTTTACGTGTCTGGAAGAGGAAGATAACGCAGAGCACATACTAGTCCAGTGTGTGTACGCTAGGGAGGTGTGGCATTTCATGTTTGATGCTTTGGGCTTGCAGGCTACCATTCCGGATGTGCAGGACCAACTCTTGGATTGGTGGTTGGCACAACGTGCAAGATGGAGCCGTGACGCCAAGAGGGGCTCTGACACGGTGGTGATTGCGGTGATTTGGGCACTATGGAAGCAGCGTAACGCGAGAGTCTTTAATAAGACTAACCAGCAGCTTAATGCGCCGGATTTGGCGAGGTCTATTACTGGAGAGCTGCGGGAGTGGAAGGTGGTCGGCCTAGGAGGAGGACGTTTCGCTGGGTTTTGTGAGAGAGTAGGCTTGCAGTAGTTTGGGGGTGTGTTGGGGTGTTTGCCTCGGGGGTTTGCCTGTATTCACCCAAGGTCTCTTGTACATTGTTTTCTGCTCTCTTCTATAAAAGTAAGGCACGCTTTTCGCGtgctctcaaaaaaaaaaaaaaagcccTCGTGGCACTGTGGGCCCGGTCCGCATCCCGAAAATCTCACTCTCATCCGGAAACGGAATCGACCAACCAGAGCACAACGCACCGCGCGCCACGCCCGCCTGCCTCTCGGCTCTCAGCATGGACGCGGCGGAGAGGAGGCTAGCTCGCGTCACGGCTCACCTCCTGCCCTCCTCCCTCCCGCTCGCCTCTGCCCCTCTCCTCGCGCCGTCCCCCGCTGCTGCGTCGTCGTCGCCCGCCGGAGATAGCTACCGGCGCGTACACGGCGATGTCTCGTCGGAGCCTCCTGAGTGGCGCGCGGCAACGGACGAGGATGGAAAGGGATTCGTCGACATCATCTACGAGAAGTCCGTCGGAGAGGGCATCGCCAAGGTCAAACATTTCTCTCCTACCAACACCCCTGTAAAATTTTGGGTTCCAAGTAAACACCGACCGGCGAATCGAAGCTTATTGTCACATTCACACCATTCTAGCACTACATTATTGTATTTAATGATTTGACTTATTGCATTTCTTGTTCAAGATCACAATCAACCGTCCTGATAGGAGAAACGCATTCAGACCACTGACTGTCAAAGAGCTGATGCGTGCCTTCAACGATGCTAGAGATGATGGTTCGATCGGAGTTGTCATATTGACAGGGAAGGTAAGGCTTGCCCCTTCTTCTAGAGGAACAACAAAATTTTATCGTTTTATAGTTCTGGTCATGGTGTGTTGTATATGTACGAATCGATGTGGACTGAATCTTATATTGATCTTTTTGCTGCACAGGGATCCAAGGCATTCTGTAGCGGTGGCGACCAAGCCTTGAGGGATTCTGATGGGTATGTTGACTTTGATAGCTTTGGCCGGCTCAACGTTCTAGACCTCCAGGTCAGATATGCATTCCTCTGACATTTTGCACACAGTGACCTACTTGCTTACAGTACAGACGAATTGTTATGCTATGGCCTATTGGTGTTAGTGTTGTAGTACTGTTCAGCGTCATTTCTTATCAAATGATTTTAAATTCTGAGCACATCAGCTAAATTTTTTCCAGGTACAAATTAGGCGCCTTCCAAAGCCAGTTATAGCAATGGTATGAGCATTGGCTTCGCTATTATTTCATAATCGGTTTTCTTTTATCATCCAACATATTTGTCATGTCGGGTATGCTATCAGGTTGTTGGTTATGCAGTTGGTGGTGGACATGTTCTGCACATGGTGTGTGATCTAACAATTGCAGCTGACAACGCGATATTTGGGCAGACTGGTCCAAAGGTGTTTCTCTGTCCTAGCTTGCTTCTTGCTTCCTAGTATGCAAATTAAAATTGTAGATTTTACATATTATATTATATTGTTGCCAGTTTTAAATCCTGCATGAAGGAGCAGTCTCCTTTTGAAGTTCTCCGCACAATCTTAGCATGTACAACGATTTTTTATGCACCCCTGATACCATCGGTGGACTTCTAGTGAGTTCTGACAAAACATAACCAACGTCAATTTCCGGTAAAAAAAACACCAACGTCAAGACTGACAACTTTGTCTTCACAATAGCATATTTGGATAAAAATCAGTAATCCAGCCTTTTGTAATCTTACTCTGAGTTCAACTAAAACTGCACCGTACATGCAGAAGTTTATTCTTGAATTGCTCGGGGAAGTCAAAGCTATTGAATGTGGTTACCGTTTACTTATGAACCTGGTTGTATAATAAATGAATAGATAAATTATTTTGCTTCACTGAAGCCCCGTTTAATGATTTATAATCAGATTTTAATTTGTGATATATGTAGAATGACTTGGTGTGCCACTCTAACAGGTGTTATGCACGCATTTTTCTACGGCTTCCTCTATtcaaatttgattatatttcctTTTGTCCTGAAGGTGTATTACTTTAATAGGGAACATTAAAATTTAAGAAATACGTGCTCACAGGTTAACATAAGTATAACATATTGATTTCagattcttcttcttttttcctgttCCTTTTTTTTCTATAAACACTACCAGTTTAAAGTTTACAGGCAGCCTACTTTACATTTTTCCTCTGTGATTTGCATGACAGGTTGGAAGCTTTGATGCTGGCTATGGCTCTTCCATCATGTCTCGATTGGTAAGCTACCATACTAATCTGTTTGCTTCATGTTTGACTGGTGATCAATTGAGATGCACATTCTCTTTGTTCTTGTTAAGAACATACAGCAATTATGCCCCACGCTAGAGCTGCCAAGTGGGGAGTGAACTCTACGTCAAGCACGACCATTACTACCGTGGAACAATTTTGGTCACTTTTAGAAAATAGCAGCAGTGCTTTCTATCTCATTTTATCTCTTGTGGACAGGTTGGACCAAAGAAAGCCCGCGAGATGTGGTTTCTGTCACGGTTCTATGCCGCTGAAGAAGCAGAGAGAATGGGACTCGTCAATGTAGTCGTACCAGTGAGTGCCTGAATTATTGATTACCGAAAATAAAACTACTTATTAGGCAGTTGTCTGCTATTTTCATCTAGGATGCAGGTTGCAATATGCTCCAGCTAAGGTGCTTCAACCATGTACTGTTATATCCTTTGCATATGCAGCTTGCTGATTTGGAACACGAAACTGTGAAATGGTGCCGACAAATCTTAAGGAACAGTCCCACAGCCATTCGGGTGTTGAAATCTGCACTCAATGCAGCTGATGATGGTCATGCTGGTCTTCAGGTATTAATTTGTGGATTGTCAAAAAGTCAAACGAATCATGGTCTTGTTCAACTGGTGGTGGGATGTTCCTGTATGTCACATACACACATACTATGTCCTTGTACCTAATAATGTAACGGGACTTGTGCCACAGGAGCTCGGCGGGAATGCGACATTGATATTCTACGGTACTGAAGAGGCCAAAGAAGGAAAAAATGCGTACATGGAACGACGACGCCCTGATTTCTCAAAGTTCACCCGGAAACCATGACTTCCATTTGATGGTTTCATCATCTTGTAGTAAATGTTATTGGATCTCTTCCCCTCCTCGATTTGCAGGAACAACCCACACATTTGCCATCTCCCATGGATAGTGTGGACGTTGTTATCTACAAAGTGCCAAAATTTTGTTGACAATCTGTTGCTGGAAATGCAGGTTGTGTACACGAAAGAAAATGTCATATTTGTGAATATCATTGCAATGTAATATATACTTACTATTGAAGTATATGTGGAATGCCCAATGTTCTCCATCAGTTTGGATTTTTGGATGAATCGTTGGTGCATGAAACTTTACATGGTATTGACTACTGCGTTTGCTCACCCCTATTCACAAACGTGGATGCGAGAGTGCCAGCATTTGAGGCAAGAGtgcctgcgtgtgtgtgtgtgggtgggtgggtggggggaggggtataTGTGGAATGGCCAAGCTTCTCCATTAGTTCGGACTTTCAGGTGAACTGGTTGGTGCATTAAATTTTACACTTACATGTTTGTGCCTAATCAGCCTCAGGATGAGGTTCACATCACCACTGACATAAAATTTAGATGATACCGGAAGTGCTTGCAGTTTAGGCTTAAATTTTTTTTCCCATAAAAGTGAGTTATTCTACTTTGTGCTGCTCACGAAGTTGAATCTTAGTCCACCAAATTGTTTGGCTACGAGTGAGGTCGGTTTCCTATTAGGTACATGGGGATTCCGATCCATTATTGGAAGCTTTGTCATGCGGacttttttagaacgaagacgcacgatgcgtccggctttaaattaataaagcccaccagCAGGCAacatcctcaaggagtacaaaacAGGAATAACAAACTAAAAGGAAAAAAGGCCGAAGCCAAAAGTACGAAACATGCAACTGGCCGCAGCCTGGGAAGTGAACATAAACTAGTAGGTCGACAAGCAGCCAGACAAATGAAGCGCCAAAATAGCTCCAAAAGCATCAACTTAGGCACGGGCTTCCACCTGGATCATGCGGATCcgctccatggcctccagcatCCGATCTGCATCACGCCGTTTCCCCAACGGAGTCCATGTCTGTAGGAACACATGGCATTTGAAAATAATGTCAGCAGGATGGTTAGGGAACTTGTGTTCGATTGTCATCTTATTGCGGATGGACCAAAGAGACCAGCACAGCGCCCCTACGCAGCGCCACAGCACACGTCCGAAACTACCCCGCTGCGCAAGAAGGATCCTACGAAGGTCCGAAGCTGAAttgggattccaagtctgatcgaaAGCTTTACGGACGGCACTCCAGGCAAAGCGGGCCAGATGGCACTTTAAAAAGATGTGGTTGGCATCTTCATGCTGACCACAGAGCGCGCAAGAGCCATCCGAAGGGCCATGTCTAATGGCAATGTTGTTAGAAGAAGGGAGGCGATCGCGAAAAAGTTGCCAAAGGAAAACTTTGATCTTCAAAGGGATGGATGCTTTCCATAACCCCCTAGCTATGTCGAGCGTCGGTCCCTCGGTCAACTTGTTATAAAGGGATTGGACCGAGAACTTCCCTGAGCTCGTGAGGGACCATGAGACCGTACCATTCTCAGGGAGAAGAGAGAAACCCTGCACCTTAGCTAGGAGCCCATCCCAGCTAGCGCGTTCGTGGGTGAGGAGTGGCCTTTTGAAGGAAATGGCAGGGGGGTTGCATCTAAGCGCATCGGCCACCAAAATATCGACGTTAGTGGCCAGTTGATATATGACAAAGTGACTCTGCCAGAGAGGCTCCGTCCCTAGCCAGTGATCGAGCCAGAACCGCGTAGATTCCCCATTCTTAACACTGAACTTGGCCCCTAACGTGAAGGTAGGCTTAACAGCCTGGATTCCATTCCAGAAAGGCGATCCCTTCGCCTTTGAGGTAAGGAAATTTCCATCGGGAAAATATTTGGCACGAAGGATAACAGCCCAAAGCCCTTGATcgttctgggagagtttccagatCCACTTGACAAGAAGCGCCACATTCATAAGTTTGGAGTTGAGGATCCCGAGGCCACCGAATTTCTTAGGGCGGCAAAGCGCCGCCCACTTGATTAGGTGGTACTTCTTCTTGCTcccagttccttcccaaaagaacttagACCTGGGGGTGTCGAATTTGGCGTGGACACCGTCGGCCAGCAGGAACATGCCCATAGTAAACAAGGGTAGGGAAGACAGGCTGGAATTAGTCAGAATCAGCCTGGCCGCAGAGGACAAGAACCTGCCGCGCCAGGGACTAACCCGATTTGCCACCTTGCCGTATAAGGATTCCCATTCGAGGATCGAGATGTGTTTGTCCGAAATGGGGAGGCCTAGGTACTTAAATGGGAAACTCCCTAGTTTGCAATTAAGTAAGTTGGCAATGCGGGTGGCTTGGTGATCGTCCATCCCTATGGCAATCACCTCGCTCTTTGCAAAGTTAATCTTCAGGCCAGAAATGATCTCGAAAGCGAGAAGGATGAGCTTGATCGAGGCTACACTATTATCGTCGGGCTCGAAGAGGAGCAAGGTGTCGTCCGCGTATTGGAGGTGGGTGATCCCTCCGGGGCACAAGTGAGGAACAACACCTCGGATGTGGCCAGCGGACTTGGCCTTGTTCACCATGGCCGAGAGGGCATCGGCAACAAAGTTGAAGATTAAAGGCGAGGAGGGGTCTCCTTGTCTGAGCCCACgcttgttgcggaagaagttccctacttctccgTTAATCGACATCGCTGTCTGGCCCCCCGAAACCAGATGCATAATGCGGTGGATGAAACCCGACTCGAATCCCTTCCGAGTGAGTACTTCATGAATGAACTCCCAGTTCACTCGGTCGTAAGCTTTCTCGAAATCGAGCTTAAAAAGCACGGCCGGATGGCGTGTGCGCTTAAGCTCGTGGACGATCTCTTGCAAAACCACCGGGCCTTCCAGGATGTTACGGCCTTTGAGGAAACCGGACTGGCTACGGTCGATCACACGTTGAGCAACCAGGGCAAGACGCGTGGTGTAAGCCTTGGAGTAGATCTTGAAAGGGACGTTAATAAGAGTGATAGGCCGGTATTGCTTAATCGAATCGGCCCCCTTCACTTTAGGGATGAGACTGATGACACCGTAGTTAAGGCGCGAGATGTCGACCGTGCCCAACGCAAACCCGTTGATGATGTCGTaaaacaagtccttgagcgccggcCAGAACCGCCTAAAGAAGATCACCAGCCAGCCATCAGGCCCAGGCGCTGTATCGGTCTTCATTGAGCCTAGCGCATCGTCGATCTCCTGAGTGGAGAAGGATAAAGCAAGACCATCGTTATCGGCTTGTGTGACCTGTGATTCTTCCCCCCAGAAGTCCTCACACAGACGCAAAACCTTCCCTTCCGCCGTTCCCAGGAGGGAAAGGAAAAAATCGTATATATGTCTCGAGATATCGGCCTGGCTAACCAAAAACCCCTGGTCCGATTGCAGTCTCAGGATCGAACATTTCCTTTTACGGCCATTGGCGAAGGCGTGGAAGTATCATGTGTTAGCATCCCCCTTGGTGACCCACTTGACGCCGCCCCTACGGCGCCAGT from Triticum aestivum cultivar Chinese Spring chromosome 3B, IWGSC CS RefSeq v2.1, whole genome shotgun sequence includes these protein-coding regions:
- the LOC123070278 gene encoding 1,4-dihydroxy-2-naphthoyl-CoA synthase, peroxisomal produces the protein MDAAERRLARVTAHLLPSSLPLASAPLLAPSPAAASSSPAGDSYRRVHGDVSSEPPEWRAATDEDGKGFVDIIYEKSVGEGIAKITINRPDRRNAFRPLTVKELMRAFNDARDDGSIGVVILTGKGSKAFCSGGDQALRDSDGYVDFDSFGRLNVLDLQVQIRRLPKPVIAMVVGYAVGGGHVLHMVCDLTIAADNAIFGQTGPKVGSFDAGYGSSIMSRLVGPKKAREMWFLSRFYAAEEAERMGLVNVVVPLADLEHETVKWCRQILRNSPTAIRVLKSALNAADDGHAGLQELGGNATLIFYGTEEAKEGKNAYMERRRPDFSKFTRKP